CTTTGATACCTTTGTTGAGAGCTCCTGGTATTTCGCGCGCTATGCCTGTCCGCAGTATGATAAATCTCCACTGGACAGCGCAGCCGTCAATTACTGGCTGCCGGTTGACCAATACATTGGTGGCATTGAACATGCGGTTATGCATCTGCTTTATGCGCGTTTCTTTACCAAGGTATTGCGTGATCTTGGAATGGTGAAAGTAAACGAACCTTTTACCAACCTTTTGACCCAGGGAATGGTCTGCATGGAATCCCAGCGCTGCGCCGAACATGGCTGGCTCTATCCGGAACAGGTCAGCGAAGGGGCCTGTACCCTGTGTGGCAAACTTGTTGAGCTTGGTCGCACCGAAAAAATGAGTAAATCGAAAAAGAATGTTGTCGACCCAAATGAGTTGATAGCCCGTTATGGCGCCGATACCGCGCGCTTGTTCTCTCTATTTGCAGCGCCTCCCGAAAAAGACCTTGAGTGGAACGAACAGGGTGTCGAGGGGTGTTATCGATTTTTGGGCCGTGTCTGGCGGTCCGTTCACGATAACCTGGACTTATTGGCCGGCAACGATGAGAGTGGCGAGTTGACAGGGATAACCTCTGATTTACGCCGCAAGACGCATCAAACGATTAAAAAAGTTACGGAAGATGTTGATGGCCGGTTTCACTTTAATACCGCGATCTCTTCAGTTATGGAGTTGGTCAATGCGATCTACGCCTGTGACAAAAAATTAGAGGCGCCGCCGATTTTGCGAGAAGCGATTGAATCTGTGGTGCGTTTGCTTTCTCCATTTGTGCCGCATATTTGTGAAGAGCTCTGGGAGCGACTGGGCCACTCGGGTGGTATCGAAAAGTTTGGTTGGCCTAGCGTTGATGCCGCCGCGCTGATGACCAATGAACTTGAACTAGTGGTCCAGGTTAATGGCAAAGTCCGCGGCAAGGTAATAGTTGCTGTCGGGGCAGAGAATGCCGCTCTGGAAAGGGCTGCCTTGTCGGAGCCGAATGTGGCCCGTTTTATTGAAGGTCAACAGGTGCGCAAAGTTATCTGCGTCCCAGGTCGCTTGATCAATATTGTCGTCAGCGGATGAAATCTCTTATCCTGTTACTTCTTTTGTTGTCAGGCTGTGGTTACCAGTTCTCTGGAGGTCAGTTACCTGGCGATATACGTCTGCTGTATCTCCCTCTGGCTGCTAACCGCACCGCTGAGCCTCTGCTGGAAAATAAGTTGGCGGGACCTGTTACTGCTGTCCTTGCCCGGCAAAAAGGGGTCGAACTGGTTGCGTCTGAGTCCCACGCAGATGCTGTGTTAAACGGCACGATCTCACGTTATTCTGTTATCCCAATTTCCTATGATGCCAACGACCGGATCAGTGTACTTCAGGCCACCATGGTGGTCCGGTATCAGCTGGTGCAGCAGAGAGATGGAAAACTATTATGGCAGGGTGACCTCATGCGCCAGGAAACCTACAATGCAGTGGTTGATAAGAATGCGCAGGAGGATCTCGAGTCGATCGCGATTGAGATGCTGGCAAAAAATATAGCGGATGATCTGCTCTCCCGCCTGGTGAACCGGTTCTAGGTATGACGCCCGAGGTCCTACAACAGCTCATTCAAAGCCACACCCTACCGCCGGTGCTCTATCTCTTTGGCGGGGAACCATTTCTCCAGCAGAGCATTTTGCAACAAATTGAAAAAGCGGTTTTATCCCCTGGCAGCGAAGATTTTAATCGTGATTTGTTTCATGGTAAGGGAGTCGCCGTTGATAAAATTTTAGAAACTGTTATGACCTATCCCGTTTTCGCTGAAAGACGCCTGGTTCTGGTTAAGGATGCTCAATCACTAACCACATCAGATTATGATGCACTCCTCGAATATATTCAGAACCCCGCCCCTGAGACTTGTTTGATTTTTAGCGGTGACAAGATTGATAGTCGCCGCAAGTTTTTTCAAACGCTCAAGAAACACGATGCGCTGGTTGAATTCAAAGCATTGAATGAACGCCAGATTCCGGGGTTTATCAGGCACCAATTGGATGTTTCTGGTTTCTCAATGACTGGAGATGCTCTCAGCCTTTTTGTCAATCGGGTCGGGAGCAGTCTGTTCGAAGTGATGATTGAGCTTGAAAAATTATTTCTTTATGTCGGGGAAGGCCGGTTGATTGATGTGCCGGATGTTCGCGCGGTGGTCTCAAGCATACGCGCGGAAAATATATTTGAAATTGGCAATGCTGTCGGATGTCAGGACGCCGGCCGGGCGTTGAACCTGGGGCGTCACCTGATCGCTGATGGCGAGGCCCCACTGAAAATTCTGTCACTTCTCGTTCGGCATTTCCGGCAACTCTGGAAAGCGCGAGAGTTGCAGGTAGAAGAGCGCCCGAGCAATGAAATTGCCCGTAGAGTTGGTGTGCCTCCATTTGTTGTAGAAGGTTTGATTGTACAGGGTCGTCGCTATTCACGCGTTGACTTCAGACGTGCATTCGGCCTCTTTGTCGAAGCTGACCTTGCGATGAAATCGAGTGGTTCTCAACCTGAGGTTGTTTTGGAGGATCTGCTGTTAAAGCTCGCGGGGGAGAATTCCAGAAATAAAAAGGGACCTCGTTGAGGTCCCTTTTTATTATTTCTATATAGGCGTTACTCAGCCGAGGGTATTGACAAGTTTGGTCAGGCGCGCAATTTTGCGACTTGCGGTCGACTTGTGAATAACACCCTTGGTAGAGATTTTGTCAATGCAGGGGATTGCAAGCTTCAGCGATTGCTGCGCAAGTTCATTATCCCCAGCCGCAACTGCTTCACGAACTGTTTTAACAAGGTTTCGCATGGTGGAACGGAGATGATTGTTGCGAGCATTACGCGCTTGATTTTGGTTGTTGCGTTTGATCGCTGATTTGTGATTTGCCACGATAAACTCCTTTTAAGACGATCTGGCCGTCAGTTGTTGTTTTAAACAGGCGCACTATTTAACATTCGAATCTCACACAGTCAAGTTAAAATGCACTTAAATTTCTTAAAAAAACACAAACTATCGGGGTGTTAGGAATTTTAATCTTGGTATTAAAAAATAACAATATTGATTGGACTTGGCTGGAATGAGTCATCGAAGGAAAATATCAACTGCAGCACTGGTCATGGCGCTTGCAACATTTATCAGTCGAATTGCTGGTCTGGTGCGGGATGTAGTGGTGGCCAGAATTTTTGGTGCTGGTTTTGTCAGTGACGCCTTCTTTATGGCTTTCACCATCCCGAATCTGTTACGGCGTTTTTTTGGTGAAGGCGCTCTGACCGCTGCGTTTGTGCCTGTTTATACTGAGATTTCTGCTCAGCAGGGGGAAGAAGAATCCCGTCTGTTGGCATGCCGTTGTGTCACCTTGTTGAGTATGGTCATGCTTATAGTAGTTGCTGCGGGCATGTTGCTGGCGCCCTGGGTCGTCAAAGGGATTGGATTTGGCTTCAGTGACATCAGTGGCAAACTTGAACTTACCACCCGCTTAACCCAGATCATGTTCCCATACGTTGGTCTTGTCAGCCTGCTGGCCCTTTTAACCGGAATTCTTAACGTCAGGGGACATTTTTTTCTCCCGTCTCTTTCCCCACTATTGCTGAATGCAGGTATGATTTTTGGTGCTTTGTGGCTCGGGAGCTATTTTACACATCCGATCTATGGGTTAGCAACGGGTGTTTTACTCGGGGGGGGGGCTCAATTGTTGCTGCAGTATCCGGTTCTGTTGCGCTACAGGGTGCGATTGCGGCCTGATTTCCATTTTAGGGGAGATCCCGCGCTGCGACAAATCTTTCGTTTGATGTTACCTGGTATCGCGGGTGTGGCGATTTACCAAATAAATGTGGTCGTGACGAGACTCCTCGCATCATTTTTGCCACAAGGGAGTGTTTCCTATCTGTATTATGCCCAGCGACTGTTTGAATTTCCACAGGGGATCTTCATCGTTTCGCTGGCACAGGCCGTTTTGCCAATGATGAGTCGGCATGTAGCAGATGGAGATGAGCACGCGTTTAAGGACTCACTGCAATTCGCGCTCTCTCTAATGGTTGTTTTTACGCTCCCCGCTCTCTTGGGACTGATAATTTGTGCACGGCCTATTTATAGCCTGTTTTTTATGGGTGGTGAATTTGGTACAACCGCGCTTGATGCAACCTCTTTGACATTGATGTATTACGCCCCGGGTTTACTTTTTGTTGGGCTCAGCCGGGTCGCTGCGCAAACATTTTATGCCCTGAAGGATACACGAACTCCTGTTCTGGTCTCGTTTTGGACGCTTCTGGTTAATGTCAGTCTCGGACTGATGTTGATGGGGCCAATGCAGTACCTGGGCTTGGCTTTGTCCCTCACTCTGGCCTCGGCTTTTAATGCTTTTTTGTTGATTTTTCTGCTCCGAAGGCGGGTTGGGCCTTTTCTGCGTGAGGCTATGATCAGACCTTTGCGTGGCGTGCTTCCTGCGACAATAGGGATGGGTCTTGTGGCTTATGTTGTTGTCAATCTGTGTGATTGGACGCAGCCGGG
Above is a genomic segment from Geopsychrobacter electrodiphilus DSM 16401 containing:
- the murJ gene encoding murein biosynthesis integral membrane protein MurJ; this translates as MSHRRKISTAALVMALATFISRIAGLVRDVVVARIFGAGFVSDAFFMAFTIPNLLRRFFGEGALTAAFVPVYTEISAQQGEEESRLLACRCVTLLSMVMLIVVAAGMLLAPWVVKGIGFGFSDISGKLELTTRLTQIMFPYVGLVSLLALLTGILNVRGHFFLPSLSPLLLNAGMIFGALWLGSYFTHPIYGLATGVLLGGGAQLLLQYPVLLRYRVRLRPDFHFRGDPALRQIFRLMLPGIAGVAIYQINVVVTRLLASFLPQGSVSYLYYAQRLFEFPQGIFIVSLAQAVLPMMSRHVADGDEHAFKDSLQFALSLMVVFTLPALLGLIICARPIYSLFFMGGEFGTTALDATSLTLMYYAPGLLFVGLSRVAAQTFYALKDTRTPVLVSFWTLLVNVSLGLMLMGPMQYLGLALSLTLASAFNAFLLIFLLRRRVGPFLREAMIRPLRGVLPATIGMGLVAYVVVNLCDWTQPGAVWLKSFLLLGSITAGVSVFLLICALLKVDEIARGWQLLRGSRGKGHNA
- the holA gene encoding DNA polymerase III subunit delta, producing the protein MTPEVLQQLIQSHTLPPVLYLFGGEPFLQQSILQQIEKAVLSPGSEDFNRDLFHGKGVAVDKILETVMTYPVFAERRLVLVKDAQSLTTSDYDALLEYIQNPAPETCLIFSGDKIDSRRKFFQTLKKHDALVEFKALNERQIPGFIRHQLDVSGFSMTGDALSLFVNRVGSSLFEVMIELEKLFLYVGEGRLIDVPDVRAVVSSIRAENIFEIGNAVGCQDAGRALNLGRHLIADGEAPLKILSLLVRHFRQLWKARELQVEERPSNEIARRVGVPPFVVEGLIVQGRRYSRVDFRRAFGLFVEADLAMKSSGSQPEVVLEDLLLKLAGENSRNKKGPR
- the lptE gene encoding LPS assembly lipoprotein LptE, which produces MKSLILLLLLLSGCGYQFSGGQLPGDIRLLYLPLAANRTAEPLLENKLAGPVTAVLARQKGVELVASESHADAVLNGTISRYSVIPISYDANDRISVLQATMVVRYQLVQQRDGKLLWQGDLMRQETYNAVVDKNAQEDLESIAIEMLAKNIADDLLSRLVNRF
- the rpsT gene encoding 30S ribosomal protein S20, translating into MANHKSAIKRNNQNQARNARNNHLRSTMRNLVKTVREAVAAGDNELAQQSLKLAIPCIDKISTKGVIHKSTASRKIARLTKLVNTLG